A part of Penaeus chinensis breed Huanghai No. 1 chromosome 6, ASM1920278v2, whole genome shotgun sequence genomic DNA contains:
- the LOC125026668 gene encoding protein lingerer-like isoform X2, translating into MSSGGRGSRGNKGPKAGGGDRNTTAATQQQQSQPVQEQKLDSQAIDKDKGGEAVPHKIAPTAEQLRIAQMIDSMRTEPEKKLQEKMNQVMQFTGVNADDALVALHDCDNDVNAAIDALLEGDDQGKWQESTKKKKKPTPSKPTETESNKENRRVDSRERSGSRPRGGGPPRFRGRGGGSGRGGRDSESWDGPGRGEGSRRGRMTNGTPMARGRGGRGRGNSMSARTFQNRQAPGFPDSIDTWGPPTDDKPNHQNNLKIDNWDDEPTPGTDDWDSEWTGSLDQTTVFGPSGGTSAATVAPPLAENMADPMAVGSPAVAPTACSAVGSTVGQSVSPAVSLAPSQAYTPNPPQTYQPPQVSNYSTASVSTYSSSTASTASITQPQTMDLAALLQKAAPQSTLTGLVSSAQLGGNSNTNSGGGGGGSRGGGASLVPPAPGLSVGGQHGILGGLSTNVGESLKAGGLVGTVGVSVTSPSPASSTPAPYATPTAQLQAAIFSSSGLHSGVTSSLASSISNNSNVINKAVSLSSVSASLPSRPKTQRPRIPQASKIPLSAVEMPEDAMAALDVQFSGLEFGTETFDFTTDVKTSSSSTGLVSTTPVNALDPSASTPVSKDLTSAPLSSSLAQTQKRTIQLLSSARLRSTRNIAQNIPLSAGQLGPEPIPFPSSQTSERKPSGGAFVPGNQRSSVSNSAAPQGLSDLTKNETGGSTGGLGSLVGSAGPTYQSYTSSKSSTSFPSPPSAPYSQPPSQNSYTNSSQQGGNGGSSSTGYSNANSAAVATNSNNNTSSSQPTGGYGSSFSAQASVAGNSSSQYQNSYVNASSHSSLGTITAPKPLAGLPTAPSVVKDTAQSYAEQTSTGGSGLSSTLSTSASVSSSSTSNSTGPTVLSATLNSASAHPVQPSKPSVPGKVMSGLSGAVPPGVQQHQQPHIHQQQAQQHQHQQAQQHQQQQQQAQQMMAPHSQYVSPPAAAALQGALPPAFYTGLQQPAMYSLEDFQLLQQRLPHMAPTSLATGRDGNMTSAAYSAADAKFRTDQNSSPVPSTMNQQGAQAGGTYITAAGNAAMPPFYMYHNMAAVPSSFPQYGTPTAIIQIPPVTNAHTGSNTNQFPAAPKLQYGTGSYYENLSQTQDFKTGYGSASQNQNKAGGASTGSATNSGTELGGYKSHLNKVGRSYDKQGFHTGTPPPFNLAGSGTNPMTANAYPPMFIPTIPAAAQHHSPLMHHQLHQDGGSSGGQRAGTAGGQNKGGSKPAYGGSYWGSN; encoded by the exons ATGAGCTCCGGGGGCAGAGGCAGCCGGGGCAACAAAGGTCCGAAGGCGGGTGGCGGTGACCGTAACACCACTGCTGCAACACAACAGCAACAGTCACAGCCAGTTCAGGAACAGAAACTGGACAGCCAGGCTATAGATAAAGACAAGGGTGGAGAAGCTGTGCCACACAAGATTGCACCTACAGCGGAACAGCTTCGAATTGCCCAGATGATTGACAGTATGCGGACAGAACCAGAAAAAAAGCTCCAGGAGAAAATGAATCAG GTGATGCAGTTCACAGGCGTAAATGCAGATGATGCCTTGGTGGCCCTCCACGACTGTGATAATGACGTGAATGCTGCCATTGATGCTCTGTTAGAAGGGGATGATCAAGGCAAGTGGCAAGAGTcaaccaagaagaagaaaaagccaaCACCAAGCAAG ccaACGGAGACAGAGAGCAACAAGGAAAATCGGCGGGTCGACTCCCGCGAGCGCAGTGGATCCCGGCCAAGGGGAGGTGGACCACCCAGGTTTAGAGGGCGAGGTGGTGGCAGTGGCCGTGGTGGTCGTGACAG TGAGAGCTGGGATGGCCCTGGCCGTGGTGAAGGGTCAAGGCGAGGCAGGATGACCAACGGAACTCCCATGGCAAGAGGACGAGGTGGACGTGGTCGAGGGAATTCCATGAGTGCACGTACATTCCAGAATAGACAGGCTCCTGGGTTCCCTGATTCCATAGACACCTGGGGACCTCCTACAGATGATAAGCCCAATCATCAAAACAATCTCAAGATCG ACAATTGGGATGATGAACCAACTCCTGGTACAGATGATTGGGACAGTGAGTGGACGGGGTCATTAGATCAGACTACAGTGTTTGGACCTTCTGGTGGTACTAGTGCTGCAACTGTGGCACCCCCATTGGCAGAGAACATGGCTGATCCAATGGCAGTTGGCAGTCCAGCAGTAGCCCCAACTGCATGCTCAGCTGTGGGCTCTACTGTTGGACAGTCAGTAAGCCCAGCTGTTTCTCTGGCACCCAGCCAGGCCTATACCCCAAACCCACCTCAAACCTATCAACCTCCACAGGTGTCCAACTACTCTACAGCAAGTGTCTCTACTTATTCCTCATCCACAGCTTCCACGGCTTCTATCACTCAACCCCAGACTATGGATTTGGCTGCCCTGCTTCAGAAGGCAGCCCCACAGTCAACCCTGACTGGTCTAGTTTCCTCTGCACAGTTAGGTGGGAATAGCAATACCAAcagtggaggtggcggtggaggaagtaggggaggtgGGGCCTCCCTTGTACCCCCAGCACCAGGACTGAGTGTTGGAGGCCAGCATGGGATATTAGGTGGGCTCAGCACCAATGTTGGTGAATCTTTGAAGGCTGGAGGTCTTGTGGGAACAGTGGGTGTGTCAGTCACTTCTCCATCACCGGCATCATCAACACCGGCACCATATGCCACACCAACAGCCCAGCTTCAGGCAGCCATCTTCTCAAGCTCTG GTCTGCACAGTGGGGTTACAAGCAGCCTAGCAAGCAGcataagcaacaacagcaatgtaATTAACAAAGCTGTTAGTCTGTCTTCTGTTAGTGCTAGCTTACCTTCTCGTCCCAAGACGCAGAGACCCAGGATACCACAGGCTTCAAAG ATACCCCTCTCTGCAGTTGAGATGCCTGAAGATGCCATGGCTGCATTGGATGTACAATTCAGTGGATTAGAGTTTGGTACAGAGACCTTTGACTTTACTACAGATGTAAAGACAAGCTCAAGCAGTACTGGCCTTGTTAGTACTACGCCTGTTAATGCCCTAGACCCATCTGCCTCCACTCCTGTCTCCAAGGATCTCACATCTGCTCCTCTATCATCTTCTCTGGCACAGACACAAAAG AGAACCATTCAGCTGCTGTCTTCAGCCAGGCTCAGATCTACCAGAAATATTGCTCAAAACATCCCTCTATCAGCTGGCCAG CTTGGACCTGAGCccattccattcccctcctctcaaaCAAGTGAGCGCAAACCCTCTGGAGGGGCCTTCGTGCCTGGGAACCAACGTAGCAGTGTCAGCAACAGTGCAGCACCTCAGGGCCTGTCAGACCTTACCAAGAATGAGACTGGTGGTAGTACGGGTGGTTTAGGGAGCCTGGTTGGGTCTGCTGGCCCAACATACCAGTCCTACACCAGCTCCaagtcctccacctccttcccttccccaccctctgcTCCCTACTCACAGCCACCCTCACAG AATTCCTACACAAACAGCAGTCAACAGGGAGGCAATGGTGGTAGTAGCAGCACTGGCTACAGCAATGCCAATAGTGCAGCAGTTGCaactaatagcaacaacaatacaaGTAGTTCACAGCCAACAGGTGGCTATGGATCCAGTTTCTCTGCTCAG gcaTCAGTTGCAGGAAACAGCAGCAGTCAGTATCAGAACAGCTACGTTAATGCCTCTAGTCATTCATCGCTGGGTACTATCACAGCTCCAAAACCCCTTGCGGGGCTACCAACTGCACCTTCTGTAGTAAAGGATACTGCACAG AGTTATGCAGAGCAGACATCAACTGGAGGTTCAGGGTTGTCCAGTACGCTATCCACAAGTGCTTCAGTTAGTAGCAGTAGCACAAGTAATAGCACTGGTCCAACAGTGTTATCGGCCACATTGAACTCTGCTTCTGCACATCCTGTACAGCCTTCTAAACCCTCTGTTCCAG GAAAAGTTATGAGTGGATTAAGTGGTGCAGTGCCTCCAGGTGTACAACAGCATCAGCAGCCTCATATCCATCAGCAGCAGGCACAGCAACATCAGCACCAGCAAGCACagcaacatcagcagcagcaacagcaggcaCAGCAGATGATGGCTCCGCATTCCCAATATGTTTCCCCACCAGCTGCTGCAGCTCTGCAGGGTGCTCTCCCACCTGCCTTTTACACAGGCCTTCAGCAGCCTGCCATGTACTCTTTGGAAGACTTCCAATTACTACAACAACGGCTGCCTCATATG GCTCCAACCAGTTTAGCCACTGGCCGTGATGGGAACATGACGTCAGCAGCTTACTCTGCAGCTGATGCTAAATTCCGGACTGACCAAAattcctctcctgttccctccACCATGAATCAACAA GGAGCACAGGCAGGTGGTACATACATCACAGCAGCTGGTAATGCAGCAATGCCACCATTCTACATGTACCATAATATGGCAGCAGTTCCAAGCTCCTTCCCTCAATATGGAACACCAACTGCCATAATTCAGATACCACCTGTTACTAATGCACACACTGGGTCAAACACCAACCAATTCCCAGCAGCACCTAAGTTGCAGTATGGTACTGGAAGCTACTATGAAAACTTATCACAG ACTCAGGACTTCAAGACTGGTTATGGATCAGCGTCCCAGAATCAGAACAAGGCTGGTGGGGCATCAACAGGCTCAGCCACCAATTCGGGGACTGAACTTGGAGGATATAAGAGTCACCTTAATAAAGTAGGAAGG TCATATGACAAGCAAGGTTTCCATACGGGAACTCCCCCGCCATTCAACCTGGCTGGCTCTGGCACCAATCCCATGACTGCTAATGCATACCCGCCTATGTTCATCCCTACTATCCCAGCTGCTGCACAGCACCACTCCCCTCTCATGCATCATCAGCTCCACCAG GATGGTGGCAGCTCTGGTGGTCAGCGTGCAGGGACAGCAGGTGGACAAAACAAAGGTGGATCTAAGCCAGCTTATGGTGGTTCTTACTGGGGATCAAACTGA
- the LOC125026668 gene encoding protein lingerer-like isoform X4, translated as MSSGGRGSRGNKGPKAGGGDRNTTAATQQQQSQPVQEQKLDSQAIDKDKGGEAVPHKIAPTAEQLRIAQMIDSMRTEPEKKLQEKMNQVMQFTGVNADDALVALHDCDNDVNAAIDALLEGDDQGKWQESTKKKKKPTPSKPTETESNKENRRVDSRERSGSRPRGGGPPRFRGRGGGSGRGGRDSESWDGPGRGEGSRRGRMTNGTPMARGRGGRGRGNSMSARTFQNRQAPGFPDSIDTWGPPTDDKPNHQNNLKIDNWDDEPTPGTDDWDSEWTGSLDQTTVFGPSGGTSAATVAPPLAENMADPMAVGSPAVAPTACSAVGSTVGQSVSPAVSLAPSQAYTPNPPQTYQPPQVSNYSTASVSTYSSSTASTASITQPQTMDLAALLQKAAPQSTLTGLVSSAQLGGNSNTNSGGGGGGSRGGGASLVPPAPGLSVGGQHGILGGLSTNVGESLKAGGLVGTVGVSVTSPSPASSTPAPYATPTAQLQAAIFSSSGLHSGVTSSLASSISNNSNVINKAVSLSSVSASLPSRPKTQRPRIPQASKIPLSAVEMPEDAMAALDVQFSGLEFGTETFDFTTDVKTSSSSTGLVSTTPVNALDPSASTPVSKDLTSAPLSSSLAQTQKLGPEPIPFPSSQTSERKPSGGAFVPGNQRSSVSNSAAPQGLSDLTKNETGGSTGGLGSLVGSAGPTYQSYTSSKSSTSFPSPPSAPYSQPPSQNSYTNSSQQGGNGGSSSTGYSNANSAAVATNSNNNTSSSQPTGGYGSSFSAQASVAGNSSSQYQNSYVNASSHSSLGTITAPKPLAGLPTAPSVVKDTAQSYAEQTSTGGSGLSSTLSTSASVSSSSTSNSTGPTVLSATLNSASAHPVQPSKPSVPGKVMSGLSGAVPPGVQQHQQPHIHQQQAQQHQHQQAQQHQQQQQQAQQMMAPHSQYVSPPAAAALQGALPPAFYTGLQQPAMYSLEDFQLLQQRLPHMQAPTSLATGRDGNMTSAAYSAADAKFRTDQNSSPVPSTMNQQGAQAGGTYITAAGNAAMPPFYMYHNMAAVPSSFPQYGTPTAIIQIPPVTNAHTGSNTNQFPAAPKLQYGTGSYYENLSQTQDFKTGYGSASQNQNKAGGASTGSATNSGTELGGYKSHLNKVGRSYDKQGFHTGTPPPFNLAGSGTNPMTANAYPPMFIPTIPAAAQHHSPLMHHQLHQDGGSSGGQRAGTAGGQNKGGSKPAYGGSYWGSN; from the exons ATGAGCTCCGGGGGCAGAGGCAGCCGGGGCAACAAAGGTCCGAAGGCGGGTGGCGGTGACCGTAACACCACTGCTGCAACACAACAGCAACAGTCACAGCCAGTTCAGGAACAGAAACTGGACAGCCAGGCTATAGATAAAGACAAGGGTGGAGAAGCTGTGCCACACAAGATTGCACCTACAGCGGAACAGCTTCGAATTGCCCAGATGATTGACAGTATGCGGACAGAACCAGAAAAAAAGCTCCAGGAGAAAATGAATCAG GTGATGCAGTTCACAGGCGTAAATGCAGATGATGCCTTGGTGGCCCTCCACGACTGTGATAATGACGTGAATGCTGCCATTGATGCTCTGTTAGAAGGGGATGATCAAGGCAAGTGGCAAGAGTcaaccaagaagaagaaaaagccaaCACCAAGCAAG ccaACGGAGACAGAGAGCAACAAGGAAAATCGGCGGGTCGACTCCCGCGAGCGCAGTGGATCCCGGCCAAGGGGAGGTGGACCACCCAGGTTTAGAGGGCGAGGTGGTGGCAGTGGCCGTGGTGGTCGTGACAG TGAGAGCTGGGATGGCCCTGGCCGTGGTGAAGGGTCAAGGCGAGGCAGGATGACCAACGGAACTCCCATGGCAAGAGGACGAGGTGGACGTGGTCGAGGGAATTCCATGAGTGCACGTACATTCCAGAATAGACAGGCTCCTGGGTTCCCTGATTCCATAGACACCTGGGGACCTCCTACAGATGATAAGCCCAATCATCAAAACAATCTCAAGATCG ACAATTGGGATGATGAACCAACTCCTGGTACAGATGATTGGGACAGTGAGTGGACGGGGTCATTAGATCAGACTACAGTGTTTGGACCTTCTGGTGGTACTAGTGCTGCAACTGTGGCACCCCCATTGGCAGAGAACATGGCTGATCCAATGGCAGTTGGCAGTCCAGCAGTAGCCCCAACTGCATGCTCAGCTGTGGGCTCTACTGTTGGACAGTCAGTAAGCCCAGCTGTTTCTCTGGCACCCAGCCAGGCCTATACCCCAAACCCACCTCAAACCTATCAACCTCCACAGGTGTCCAACTACTCTACAGCAAGTGTCTCTACTTATTCCTCATCCACAGCTTCCACGGCTTCTATCACTCAACCCCAGACTATGGATTTGGCTGCCCTGCTTCAGAAGGCAGCCCCACAGTCAACCCTGACTGGTCTAGTTTCCTCTGCACAGTTAGGTGGGAATAGCAATACCAAcagtggaggtggcggtggaggaagtaggggaggtgGGGCCTCCCTTGTACCCCCAGCACCAGGACTGAGTGTTGGAGGCCAGCATGGGATATTAGGTGGGCTCAGCACCAATGTTGGTGAATCTTTGAAGGCTGGAGGTCTTGTGGGAACAGTGGGTGTGTCAGTCACTTCTCCATCACCGGCATCATCAACACCGGCACCATATGCCACACCAACAGCCCAGCTTCAGGCAGCCATCTTCTCAAGCTCTG GTCTGCACAGTGGGGTTACAAGCAGCCTAGCAAGCAGcataagcaacaacagcaatgtaATTAACAAAGCTGTTAGTCTGTCTTCTGTTAGTGCTAGCTTACCTTCTCGTCCCAAGACGCAGAGACCCAGGATACCACAGGCTTCAAAG ATACCCCTCTCTGCAGTTGAGATGCCTGAAGATGCCATGGCTGCATTGGATGTACAATTCAGTGGATTAGAGTTTGGTACAGAGACCTTTGACTTTACTACAGATGTAAAGACAAGCTCAAGCAGTACTGGCCTTGTTAGTACTACGCCTGTTAATGCCCTAGACCCATCTGCCTCCACTCCTGTCTCCAAGGATCTCACATCTGCTCCTCTATCATCTTCTCTGGCACAGACACAAAAG CTTGGACCTGAGCccattccattcccctcctctcaaaCAAGTGAGCGCAAACCCTCTGGAGGGGCCTTCGTGCCTGGGAACCAACGTAGCAGTGTCAGCAACAGTGCAGCACCTCAGGGCCTGTCAGACCTTACCAAGAATGAGACTGGTGGTAGTACGGGTGGTTTAGGGAGCCTGGTTGGGTCTGCTGGCCCAACATACCAGTCCTACACCAGCTCCaagtcctccacctccttcccttccccaccctctgcTCCCTACTCACAGCCACCCTCACAG AATTCCTACACAAACAGCAGTCAACAGGGAGGCAATGGTGGTAGTAGCAGCACTGGCTACAGCAATGCCAATAGTGCAGCAGTTGCaactaatagcaacaacaatacaaGTAGTTCACAGCCAACAGGTGGCTATGGATCCAGTTTCTCTGCTCAG gcaTCAGTTGCAGGAAACAGCAGCAGTCAGTATCAGAACAGCTACGTTAATGCCTCTAGTCATTCATCGCTGGGTACTATCACAGCTCCAAAACCCCTTGCGGGGCTACCAACTGCACCTTCTGTAGTAAAGGATACTGCACAG AGTTATGCAGAGCAGACATCAACTGGAGGTTCAGGGTTGTCCAGTACGCTATCCACAAGTGCTTCAGTTAGTAGCAGTAGCACAAGTAATAGCACTGGTCCAACAGTGTTATCGGCCACATTGAACTCTGCTTCTGCACATCCTGTACAGCCTTCTAAACCCTCTGTTCCAG GAAAAGTTATGAGTGGATTAAGTGGTGCAGTGCCTCCAGGTGTACAACAGCATCAGCAGCCTCATATCCATCAGCAGCAGGCACAGCAACATCAGCACCAGCAAGCACagcaacatcagcagcagcaacagcaggcaCAGCAGATGATGGCTCCGCATTCCCAATATGTTTCCCCACCAGCTGCTGCAGCTCTGCAGGGTGCTCTCCCACCTGCCTTTTACACAGGCCTTCAGCAGCCTGCCATGTACTCTTTGGAAGACTTCCAATTACTACAACAACGGCTGCCTCATATG CAGGCTCCAACCAGTTTAGCCACTGGCCGTGATGGGAACATGACGTCAGCAGCTTACTCTGCAGCTGATGCTAAATTCCGGACTGACCAAAattcctctcctgttccctccACCATGAATCAACAA GGAGCACAGGCAGGTGGTACATACATCACAGCAGCTGGTAATGCAGCAATGCCACCATTCTACATGTACCATAATATGGCAGCAGTTCCAAGCTCCTTCCCTCAATATGGAACACCAACTGCCATAATTCAGATACCACCTGTTACTAATGCACACACTGGGTCAAACACCAACCAATTCCCAGCAGCACCTAAGTTGCAGTATGGTACTGGAAGCTACTATGAAAACTTATCACAG ACTCAGGACTTCAAGACTGGTTATGGATCAGCGTCCCAGAATCAGAACAAGGCTGGTGGGGCATCAACAGGCTCAGCCACCAATTCGGGGACTGAACTTGGAGGATATAAGAGTCACCTTAATAAAGTAGGAAGG TCATATGACAAGCAAGGTTTCCATACGGGAACTCCCCCGCCATTCAACCTGGCTGGCTCTGGCACCAATCCCATGACTGCTAATGCATACCCGCCTATGTTCATCCCTACTATCCCAGCTGCTGCACAGCACCACTCCCCTCTCATGCATCATCAGCTCCACCAG GATGGTGGCAGCTCTGGTGGTCAGCGTGCAGGGACAGCAGGTGGACAAAACAAAGGTGGATCTAAGCCAGCTTATGGTGGTTCTTACTGGGGATCAAACTGA
- the LOC125026668 gene encoding ubiquitin-associated protein 2-like isoform X6 produces MSSGGRGSRGNKGPKAGGGDRNTTAATQQQQSQPVQEQKLDSQAIDKDKGGEAVPHKIAPTAEQLRIAQMIDSMRTEPEKKLQEKMNQVMQFTGVNADDALVALHDCDNDVNAAIDALLEGDDQGKWQESTKKKKKPTPSKPTETESNKENRRVDSRERSGSRPRGGGPPRFRGRGGGSGRGGRDSESWDGPGRGEGSRRGRMTNGTPMARGRGGRGRGNSMSARTFQNRQAPGFPDSIDTWGPPTDDKPNHQNNLKIDNWDDEPTPGTDDWDSEWTGSLDQTTVFGPSGGTSAATVAPPLAENMADPMAVGSPAVAPTACSAVGSTVGQSVSPAVSLAPSQAYTPNPPQTYQPPQVSNYSTASVSTYSSSTASTASITQPQTMDLAALLQKAAPQSTLTGLVSSAQLGGNSNTNSGGGGGGSRGGGASLVPPAPGLSVGGQHGILGGLSTNVGESLKAGGLVGTVGVSVTSPSPASSTPAPYATPTAQLQAAIFSSSGLHSGVTSSLASSISNNSNVINKAVSLSSVSASLPSRPKTQRPRIPQASKIPLSAVEMPEDAMAALDVQFSGLEFGTETFDFTTDVKTSSSSTGLVSTTPVNALDPSASTPVSKDLTSAPLSSSLAQTQKNSYTNSSQQGGNGGSSSTGYSNANSAAVATNSNNNTSSSQPTGGYGSSFSAQASVAGNSSSQYQNSYVNASSHSSLGTITAPKPLAGLPTAPSVVKDTAQSYAEQTSTGGSGLSSTLSTSASVSSSSTSNSTGPTVLSATLNSASAHPVQPSKPSVPGKVMSGLSGAVPPGVQQHQQPHIHQQQAQQHQHQQAQQHQQQQQQAQQMMAPHSQYVSPPAAAALQGALPPAFYTGLQQPAMYSLEDFQLLQQRLPHMQAPTSLATGRDGNMTSAAYSAADAKFRTDQNSSPVPSTMNQQGAQAGGTYITAAGNAAMPPFYMYHNMAAVPSSFPQYGTPTAIIQIPPVTNAHTGSNTNQFPAAPKLQYGTGSYYENLSQTQDFKTGYGSASQNQNKAGGASTGSATNSGTELGGYKSHLNKVGRSYDKQGFHTGTPPPFNLAGSGTNPMTANAYPPMFIPTIPAAAQHHSPLMHHQLHQDGGSSGGQRAGTAGGQNKGGSKPAYGGSYWGSN; encoded by the exons ATGAGCTCCGGGGGCAGAGGCAGCCGGGGCAACAAAGGTCCGAAGGCGGGTGGCGGTGACCGTAACACCACTGCTGCAACACAACAGCAACAGTCACAGCCAGTTCAGGAACAGAAACTGGACAGCCAGGCTATAGATAAAGACAAGGGTGGAGAAGCTGTGCCACACAAGATTGCACCTACAGCGGAACAGCTTCGAATTGCCCAGATGATTGACAGTATGCGGACAGAACCAGAAAAAAAGCTCCAGGAGAAAATGAATCAG GTGATGCAGTTCACAGGCGTAAATGCAGATGATGCCTTGGTGGCCCTCCACGACTGTGATAATGACGTGAATGCTGCCATTGATGCTCTGTTAGAAGGGGATGATCAAGGCAAGTGGCAAGAGTcaaccaagaagaagaaaaagccaaCACCAAGCAAG ccaACGGAGACAGAGAGCAACAAGGAAAATCGGCGGGTCGACTCCCGCGAGCGCAGTGGATCCCGGCCAAGGGGAGGTGGACCACCCAGGTTTAGAGGGCGAGGTGGTGGCAGTGGCCGTGGTGGTCGTGACAG TGAGAGCTGGGATGGCCCTGGCCGTGGTGAAGGGTCAAGGCGAGGCAGGATGACCAACGGAACTCCCATGGCAAGAGGACGAGGTGGACGTGGTCGAGGGAATTCCATGAGTGCACGTACATTCCAGAATAGACAGGCTCCTGGGTTCCCTGATTCCATAGACACCTGGGGACCTCCTACAGATGATAAGCCCAATCATCAAAACAATCTCAAGATCG ACAATTGGGATGATGAACCAACTCCTGGTACAGATGATTGGGACAGTGAGTGGACGGGGTCATTAGATCAGACTACAGTGTTTGGACCTTCTGGTGGTACTAGTGCTGCAACTGTGGCACCCCCATTGGCAGAGAACATGGCTGATCCAATGGCAGTTGGCAGTCCAGCAGTAGCCCCAACTGCATGCTCAGCTGTGGGCTCTACTGTTGGACAGTCAGTAAGCCCAGCTGTTTCTCTGGCACCCAGCCAGGCCTATACCCCAAACCCACCTCAAACCTATCAACCTCCACAGGTGTCCAACTACTCTACAGCAAGTGTCTCTACTTATTCCTCATCCACAGCTTCCACGGCTTCTATCACTCAACCCCAGACTATGGATTTGGCTGCCCTGCTTCAGAAGGCAGCCCCACAGTCAACCCTGACTGGTCTAGTTTCCTCTGCACAGTTAGGTGGGAATAGCAATACCAAcagtggaggtggcggtggaggaagtaggggaggtgGGGCCTCCCTTGTACCCCCAGCACCAGGACTGAGTGTTGGAGGCCAGCATGGGATATTAGGTGGGCTCAGCACCAATGTTGGTGAATCTTTGAAGGCTGGAGGTCTTGTGGGAACAGTGGGTGTGTCAGTCACTTCTCCATCACCGGCATCATCAACACCGGCACCATATGCCACACCAACAGCCCAGCTTCAGGCAGCCATCTTCTCAAGCTCTG GTCTGCACAGTGGGGTTACAAGCAGCCTAGCAAGCAGcataagcaacaacagcaatgtaATTAACAAAGCTGTTAGTCTGTCTTCTGTTAGTGCTAGCTTACCTTCTCGTCCCAAGACGCAGAGACCCAGGATACCACAGGCTTCAAAG ATACCCCTCTCTGCAGTTGAGATGCCTGAAGATGCCATGGCTGCATTGGATGTACAATTCAGTGGATTAGAGTTTGGTACAGAGACCTTTGACTTTACTACAGATGTAAAGACAAGCTCAAGCAGTACTGGCCTTGTTAGTACTACGCCTGTTAATGCCCTAGACCCATCTGCCTCCACTCCTGTCTCCAAGGATCTCACATCTGCTCCTCTATCATCTTCTCTGGCACAGACACAAAAG AATTCCTACACAAACAGCAGTCAACAGGGAGGCAATGGTGGTAGTAGCAGCACTGGCTACAGCAATGCCAATAGTGCAGCAGTTGCaactaatagcaacaacaatacaaGTAGTTCACAGCCAACAGGTGGCTATGGATCCAGTTTCTCTGCTCAG gcaTCAGTTGCAGGAAACAGCAGCAGTCAGTATCAGAACAGCTACGTTAATGCCTCTAGTCATTCATCGCTGGGTACTATCACAGCTCCAAAACCCCTTGCGGGGCTACCAACTGCACCTTCTGTAGTAAAGGATACTGCACAG AGTTATGCAGAGCAGACATCAACTGGAGGTTCAGGGTTGTCCAGTACGCTATCCACAAGTGCTTCAGTTAGTAGCAGTAGCACAAGTAATAGCACTGGTCCAACAGTGTTATCGGCCACATTGAACTCTGCTTCTGCACATCCTGTACAGCCTTCTAAACCCTCTGTTCCAG GAAAAGTTATGAGTGGATTAAGTGGTGCAGTGCCTCCAGGTGTACAACAGCATCAGCAGCCTCATATCCATCAGCAGCAGGCACAGCAACATCAGCACCAGCAAGCACagcaacatcagcagcagcaacagcaggcaCAGCAGATGATGGCTCCGCATTCCCAATATGTTTCCCCACCAGCTGCTGCAGCTCTGCAGGGTGCTCTCCCACCTGCCTTTTACACAGGCCTTCAGCAGCCTGCCATGTACTCTTTGGAAGACTTCCAATTACTACAACAACGGCTGCCTCATATG CAGGCTCCAACCAGTTTAGCCACTGGCCGTGATGGGAACATGACGTCAGCAGCTTACTCTGCAGCTGATGCTAAATTCCGGACTGACCAAAattcctctcctgttccctccACCATGAATCAACAA GGAGCACAGGCAGGTGGTACATACATCACAGCAGCTGGTAATGCAGCAATGCCACCATTCTACATGTACCATAATATGGCAGCAGTTCCAAGCTCCTTCCCTCAATATGGAACACCAACTGCCATAATTCAGATACCACCTGTTACTAATGCACACACTGGGTCAAACACCAACCAATTCCCAGCAGCACCTAAGTTGCAGTATGGTACTGGAAGCTACTATGAAAACTTATCACAG ACTCAGGACTTCAAGACTGGTTATGGATCAGCGTCCCAGAATCAGAACAAGGCTGGTGGGGCATCAACAGGCTCAGCCACCAATTCGGGGACTGAACTTGGAGGATATAAGAGTCACCTTAATAAAGTAGGAAGG TCATATGACAAGCAAGGTTTCCATACGGGAACTCCCCCGCCATTCAACCTGGCTGGCTCTGGCACCAATCCCATGACTGCTAATGCATACCCGCCTATGTTCATCCCTACTATCCCAGCTGCTGCACAGCACCACTCCCCTCTCATGCATCATCAGCTCCACCAG GATGGTGGCAGCTCTGGTGGTCAGCGTGCAGGGACAGCAGGTGGACAAAACAAAGGTGGATCTAAGCCAGCTTATGGTGGTTCTTACTGGGGATCAAACTGA